The following coding sequences are from one Lolium rigidum isolate FL_2022 chromosome 6, APGP_CSIRO_Lrig_0.1, whole genome shotgun sequence window:
- the LOC124667772 gene encoding CASP-like protein 5B1, with product MRELAGSPGSCSGLALRLGQFLFAAGSVCVMASAVGFANYTAFCYLIASMGLQALWSLGLACLDGYALRMKKDLQSSVLVSLFVVGDWVTSILSFAASCSAGGVVVLFDRDAFFCSRDPHLPCGAFELATAFAFLSWALSATSALVMFWLLASP from the exons ATGAGGGAGCTGGCCGGGAGCCCCGGGTCGTGCAGCGGCCTGGCGCTGCGGCTGGGCCAGTTCCTCTTCGCCGCCGGGTCCGTCTGCGTCATGGCCTCCGCGGTCGGCTTCGCCAACTACACCGCCTTCTG CTACTTGATTGCGTCAATGGGACTACAAGCACTCTGGAGCTTAGGACTTGCGTGTCTTGATGGCTATGCTTTGAGAATGAAAAAAGATCTCCAGAGTTCTGTTCTTGTGAGCTTATTTGTTGTTGGCGATTGG GTAACGTCGATCCTTTCGTTCGCTGCTTCATGCTCTGCAGGAGGTGTTGTTGTTCTCTTCGATAGGGATGCATTCTTCTGCAGCAGGGATCCACACCTCCCCTGTGGGGCATTTGAGCTCGCCACAGCGTTTGCTTTCCTTTCTTGGGCGCTTAGCGCTACATCTGCCCTTGTAATGTTTTGGCTCCTCGCTTCACCTTGA
- the LOC124659141 gene encoding aldo-keto reductase family 4 member C10-like: MARHFVLNTGAKMPSVGLGTWQSDPGVVGEAVYAAVKAGYRHIDCARVYDNEKEVGLALKKLFEEGVVKRGDLFITSKLWCDHHAPDDVPVALDESLNDLQLEYLDLYLIHSPFSVKKGSSIGNPENYVTLNIPATWAAMEKLHDAGKARAIGVSNFASKKLGDLLAVARIPPAVDQVECHPVWQQTKLRSFCQSTGVHLSAYSPLGSPGSTWSNGNVLKDPVVISIAEKLGKTPAQVALRWNIQMGHSVLPKSVSEERIKQNLDVYDWSIPDDLLAKFSEIKQTRLQMGKFIVNKDSVYKTLEELWDGEI; encoded by the exons ATGGCGAGGCACTTCGTGCTCAACACCGGCGCCAAGATGCCCTCGGTGGGGCTCGGGACCTGGCAGTCCGACCCAGGCGTCGTCGGCGAGGCCGTCTACGCCGCAGTCAAG GCGGGGTACCGGCATATCGATTGCGCCAGAGTCTACGACAACGAAAAGGAG GTGGGTTTGGCTTTGAAGAAGCTGTTTGAAGAGGGTGTAGtcaagcgtggagatctgtttaTCACCTCCAAGCTATG GTGCGATCATCATGCCCCAGATGATGTGCCAGTGGCACTTGATGAGTCCCTGAATGACCTGCAGCTTGAGTACTTGGATCTTTACCTT ATACATTCTCCATTTAGCGTCAAGAAGGGATCCAGTATTGGCAACCCTGAAAACTATGTAACACTTAACATCCCAGCTACATGGGCAGCAATGGAGAAGCTACATGATGCTGGCAAAGCTCGTGCAATTGGTGTCAGTAACTTCGCATCCAAGAAACTGGGTGACTTGCTTGCTGTTGCTCGCATACCTCCAGCTGTTGACCAGGTGGAGTGCCATCCTGTTTGGCAACAAACTAAACTCCGTAGCTTCTGCCAATCGACTGGTGTTCACCTCTCT GCATACTCGCCACTAGGTTCACCTGGTTCAACATGGAGTAATGGTAATGTCCTTAAAGACCCTGTTGTCATCTCAATCGCAGAGAAGCTTGGCAAAACTCCTGCACAAGTAGCGCTGCGCTGGAACATTCAGATGGGTCACAGTGTACTCCCAAAGAGCGTGAGTGAAGAACGTATAAAGCAGAACCTTGATGTTTATGACTGGTCAATTCCAGACGACTTGCTTGCGAAGTTCTCTGAGATTAAGCAG ACTAGACTGCAAATGGGCAAGTTCATCGTGAACAAAGACAGCGTCTACAAGACCCTCGAGGAGCTTTGGGACGGGGAAATTTAG